One Aquarana catesbeiana isolate 2022-GZ linkage group LG06, ASM4218655v1, whole genome shotgun sequence genomic region harbors:
- the LOC141147629 gene encoding E3 ubiquitin/ISG15 ligase TRIM25-like: MEFADLREELKCSICLNLYTEPVSLKCGHIFCQLCIASFLGNQEEVGVYSCPECRKEYMERPVLEKNRKLCNIVEIFQSIQLKQEKQEIFCAYCTESSVPAFKTCVPCETSMCDVHLLAHVKSKSVDHILSEPTDLSADRKCSVHKKILEYYCTVDGTCICMSCWVAGDHVGHQVELPLKASEKKKTILRNTAEKLNSEREKTKGRIQNLQIHMAEEKRKAAAVTEKFHELFRVIGRKFDDVKSGVLTEISRQVEQISQSVASLILQMETQKDGLSRRITQLKDLCDFQDPIIVLRKDPGIDHTIQNSGDVTSDIKEVGRLDEGIISLLLHGGLLHLTESVMEPGLQRTFPVMEKSDIFLDINTANNFLIISQDLKSVTHTDFSQNRPDCPERFAETLQVLSTCSFTSGKHYWEVNVSGRKDWLVGVVGQSIERKEEETASGVCCSNKFWSLYLEDKLSVAHRNIQKDLTSLSPVRIVGVYLNYDSGHLSFYQLSDSIRHLYTFTTTFTEPLYATFSVQNNSSLRIIN; this comes from the coding sequence ATGGAGTTTGCTGACCTCAGAGAGGAACTGAAGTGTTCCATCTGCCTGAACCTCTATACGGAGCCCGTATCGCTGAAATGTGGGCACATCTTCTGCCAGCTCTGTATTGCAAGTTTTCTGGGAAATCAGGAAGAGGTTGGCGTTTATTCTTGTCCGGAGTGCAGAAAGGAGTATATGGAGCGCCCTGTGTTGGAGAAGAACAGAAAGCTGTGTAACATTGTTGAGATTTTCCAATCTATCCAACTCAAGCAAGAAAAGCAAGAGATCTTCTGTGCTTACTGCACTGAGTCTTCTGTACCAGCGTTTAAAACATGTGTGCCATGCGAGACCTCCATGTGTGACGTACATCTCCTGGCCCATGTCAAATCCAAGTCAGTTGATCACATTTTATCTGAACCCACTGATTTGTCTGCAGACAGAAAATGTTCTGTACATAAAAAAATCTTGGAATATTATTGTACGGTGGATGGTACCTGTATCTGTATGTCCTGTTGGGTGGCTGGAGACCACGTGGGACACCAAGTGGAACTTCCGTTGAAGGCTTCTGAGAAGAAAAAAACAATTCTGAGGAATACAGCTGAGAAACTGAACTCCGAGAGAGAAAAAACTAAGGGGAGAATCCAGAATCTACAAATTCACATggcagaagaaaaaagaaaagcagctGCTGTCACAGAGAAATTCCATGAATTGTTTAGAGTCATTGGAAGAAAGTTTGATGACGTAAAGTCTGGAGTCCTTACTGAGATCTCCAGACAGGTGGAGCAGATCTCGCAGTCAGTGGCTAGTCTAATTCTGCAAATGGAGACACAGAAGGATGGACTTTCCAGAAGGATCACTCAATTAAAGGACTTGTGTGACTTCCAAGACCCAATAATTGTCCTTAGAAAAGACCCAGGGATTGATCACACCATACAGAACAGCGGTGATGTCACCAGTGATATAAAAGAAGTTGGGAGGTTGGATGAAGGGATTATCTCATTGTTGTTACACGGAGGACTTCTTCACTTAACTGAAAGTGTGATGGAACCCGGGCTACAGAGGACATTTCCAGTGATGGAAAAGTCAGATATCTTTCTTGACATTAATACAGCTAATAATTTTCTTATTATCTCTCAGGATCTCAAGTCGGTCACTCATACTGATTTCTCTCAAAACAGACCAGATTGTCCGGAAAGGTTCGCAGAGACACTTCAGGTGCTaagtacatgcagtttcacatcAGGGAAACATTACTGGGAGGTGAACGTGAGCGGAAGGAAAGATTGGCTGGTAGGGGTGGTTGGTCAAAGTAtagagaggaaagaagaagaaactgCATCTGGAGTTTGTTGTAGCAACAAGTTTTGGTCTCTATATTTAGAAGATAAACTTTCAGTAGCACATAGAAATATACAGAAAGATCTAACTTCACTTTCCCCAGTGAGAATTGTTGGGGTCTATTTGAATTACGATTCTGGTCATCTGTCCTTCTATCAGCTAAGTGACTCCATTAGACACTTatacaccttcaccaccaccttcactgagcccctgtATGCCACATTTTCTGTACAGAACAATTCCTCTCTCAGAATTATAAACTGA